A window from Mycolicibacterium tokaiense encodes these proteins:
- a CDS encoding acid phosphatase: protein MSVGKHRLVLLRHGETEWSKSGQHTSTTDLELTDDGREQARLAALALDHLGLLNPIVFSSPRRRALATAELAGLTVDEVTPLLSEWDYGDYEGVTTHDIRKNVPGWLLWTYGCPGGESVDQVSMRADQAVNLALEHMSERDVVFVGHGHFSRSVVTRWVEQPLREGARYGFGPASVAVCGFEHGLRQLKSLGLTAHREPVST from the coding sequence GTGGTCGAAGTCCGGTCAGCACACCAGTACCACCGACCTGGAACTCACCGACGACGGACGGGAGCAGGCCCGGCTGGCGGCTCTGGCGCTCGATCACCTGGGCTTGCTGAACCCCATCGTGTTCTCCAGTCCGCGCCGCCGGGCGTTGGCCACCGCCGAGCTGGCGGGACTGACCGTCGACGAGGTGACCCCCCTGCTGTCGGAGTGGGACTACGGTGACTACGAGGGCGTCACCACCCACGACATCCGCAAGAACGTCCCCGGCTGGCTGCTGTGGACCTACGGGTGCCCGGGCGGCGAAAGCGTCGATCAGGTCAGCATGCGCGCCGACCAGGCCGTCAACCTGGCGCTGGAGCACATGTCCGAACGCGATGTGGTGTTCGTCGGGCACGGCCACTTCTCCCGTTCGGTGGTCACCCGCTGGGTCGAACAGCCCCTGCGCGAAGGCGCCCGGTACGGCTTCGGGCCCGCGTCAGTGGCGGTGTGCGGATTCGAACACGGTCTGCGGCAACTGAAGTCGCTGGGGTTGACCGCGCACCGCGAACCGGTCTCGACGTGA